One segment of Pontibacter akesuensis DNA contains the following:
- a CDS encoding DUF2179 domain-containing protein — MDLFKGLDPTLVNWVIIPALIFLARICDVTLGTLRIVFISKGDKVIAPLLGFLEVLIWLVAITQVMENLSNVASYLAWAGGFATGNFLGLRVEQKLALGQMVVRVITVEPADQLIERLSGRGYRLTCIDARGTRGKVNLLFLIVKRKKLDEVIGIIRDYNPQAFYSIEDVRSVSAVTATYNEPNEQTMFRKYFPLRKGK; from the coding sequence ATGGATTTATTTAAAGGACTGGACCCGACACTCGTCAACTGGGTGATCATACCTGCGCTTATTTTTCTGGCCCGCATCTGCGATGTGACACTTGGCACGCTGCGTATTGTTTTTATCTCCAAAGGCGATAAAGTAATAGCCCCCTTACTTGGTTTTTTGGAGGTGCTGATCTGGCTGGTTGCCATCACGCAGGTAATGGAGAATCTGAGTAACGTGGCTTCTTACCTGGCCTGGGCCGGAGGATTTGCCACGGGAAACTTTCTGGGGCTGCGCGTGGAGCAGAAGCTGGCGCTGGGGCAGATGGTGGTGCGCGTGATCACGGTGGAGCCGGCTGATCAGTTGATTGAACGCCTATCAGGTCGTGGCTACCGCCTTACCTGCATTGATGCCCGGGGCACGCGCGGCAAGGTAAACCTGCTGTTCCTGATCGTAAAACGCAAGAAGCTCGACGAAGTCATCGGCATTATCCGGGATTACAACCCACAGGCCTTCTACTCTATCGAGGATGTGCGCTCTGTTTCGGCTGTCACGGCCACTTACAACGAGCCAAACGAGCAAACCATGTTCCGTAAGTACTTCCCGTTGCGAAAAGGGAAATAG
- a CDS encoding mechanosensitive ion channel family protein codes for MEKLQALYERFEIHLGGLGIIAAALLAGLIAKFLIFKLLNLYNRFENPYLLTSLTQRLSRPLSFFIPLLFLSIALPSLPYQPDTLYFLRRLIEILDIIAFAWILIKLTDVARDMVRHKYAIQKEDNIRERRLITQLQFMRKLVVVIIIFIATALILLSFEPVQKLGTGLLTSAGVAGVVIGFAAQTSIANLLAGLQLAFTQPIRLDDVLVVEGEFGRVEEITLTYVVLKLWDNRRLVLPLNYFIQKPFQNWTRTSSDILATVYLYTDYTLPLEPVRKEFNRILASTDLWDKRVSVLQVTDSKERTMELRALMSAHSSGVAWDLRCHVREGLIDYIQKNYPDALPKTRSAFVGQNLPPLGELS; via the coding sequence ATGGAAAAACTACAGGCACTGTACGAGCGGTTCGAAATACACCTGGGCGGCCTGGGCATTATCGCGGCGGCCTTGCTGGCCGGGCTTATTGCTAAATTCCTGATATTTAAGCTACTGAACCTCTACAACCGCTTTGAGAACCCTTACCTGCTCACCTCCCTGACGCAGCGGCTGAGCAGGCCACTGTCTTTTTTCATTCCGCTGTTGTTTCTGTCTATAGCCTTGCCTTCGCTGCCCTACCAGCCCGATACGCTGTACTTTCTGCGGCGACTGATAGAAATACTGGATATTATTGCTTTTGCCTGGATTCTGATAAAATTGACGGATGTTGCCCGCGATATGGTGCGCCACAAGTATGCCATTCAGAAGGAGGACAACATACGGGAGCGCCGCCTGATCACGCAGCTGCAGTTCATGCGCAAGCTTGTGGTGGTGATCATTATTTTCATCGCCACCGCCCTGATTCTACTCAGCTTTGAGCCGGTGCAGAAGCTGGGCACCGGCCTGCTTACCTCTGCCGGCGTAGCTGGTGTTGTGATCGGCTTTGCGGCACAAACCTCTATTGCCAACCTACTCGCCGGCTTGCAACTTGCCTTCACGCAACCCATCCGGCTCGACGATGTGCTGGTGGTGGAGGGAGAGTTTGGCCGCGTGGAGGAAATTACGCTGACCTATGTGGTGCTGAAGCTGTGGGATAACCGTCGGCTCGTGCTGCCGCTCAACTATTTTATTCAGAAGCCCTTCCAGAACTGGACGCGCACCAGCTCAGACATACTCGCCACAGTATACCTGTACACCGACTATACCCTTCCGTTGGAGCCCGTGCGCAAGGAATTTAACCGTATACTAGCTTCTACGGACCTGTGGGACAAGCGTGTTTCGGTGCTGCAGGTAACGGACTCGAAAGAGCGCACCATGGAACTGCGTGCCCTGATGAGCGCCCACAGCTCGGGTGTTGCCTGGGATCTGCGCTGCCACGTGCGGGAGGGGCTCATTGATTACATCCAGAAGAATTACCCGGACGCGCTACCCAAAACCCGTTCTGCATTTGTAGGACAAAACCTCCCTCCGCTCGGAGAGCTTTCTTAA
- a CDS encoding bifunctional alpha,alpha-trehalose-phosphate synthase (UDP-forming)/trehalose-phosphatase has product MAKLIIVSNRLPVKLQEKDGKLSYHASEGGLATGLGSFYKKDNNLWIGWPGLVVTEDEKKGRIADDLNKENMHPVFLTDTEIKEFYEGFSNETLWPTFHYFSQYAVYSQQLWETYVKVNQKFCEVVLEQAGPEDTIWVHDYQLLLLPSMLRERLPDSTIGFFQHIPFPSYEVFRLLPWRKELLEGMLGSDLVGFHTYDDMRHFLSSVNRIVGYGSMHGWINTPNRSLLVDSFPMGIDYEKYAGTADTEEVKKRESLYRSNLNAEKIILSIDRLDYSKGIAQRLEAFDKFLAKYPEFHKKVTLLMLVVPSRDAVEKYKELKEEVDELVGRINGQYSSINWNPIQYFYRSYPLETLSAFYRMADVGLVTPMRDGMNLVCKEYVASKLDQKGVLILSEMAGASKELSDAILINPNDINQMVEALHQALTMPEEEQVSHMRNMQESLKRYNIHHWVSMFMDRLSYVKIKQLSLATSYLDESTFLEMSDAYDSSRSRLFFLEYDGALVDYRNRPLMARPDDELMELLESLSSNPKNRVVVMSSREKATMQDWLGHLNIDIIAEHGVWIKQRGTGWQTMLSLMDDWKKDIRLILDLYVDRTPASFIEEKEYSLVWHYRRVETGLGELRARELVSHLNFLASNSNLQVLDGQMAVEIKAQEINKGKASSYWLSKFPHKFVLAVGDDWGDEDIFKAMPRESYTVKVGNSSSVAKYHVDTCKEAREMLSRLVQVRNQEQSSGGALMTG; this is encoded by the coding sequence ATGGCAAAACTTATTATTGTTTCTAACAGACTACCAGTAAAACTGCAGGAGAAGGACGGAAAGCTGAGCTACCACGCCAGTGAGGGCGGACTGGCAACGGGTCTGGGTTCTTTCTACAAAAAGGATAATAACCTCTGGATAGGCTGGCCAGGCCTGGTGGTGACGGAGGATGAAAAGAAGGGCCGCATTGCAGACGACCTGAACAAGGAGAACATGCACCCGGTGTTCCTGACGGATACCGAGATAAAGGAGTTTTATGAAGGCTTCAGTAACGAAACGCTGTGGCCCACCTTCCATTACTTCAGCCAGTATGCCGTTTACAGCCAGCAGCTGTGGGAGACTTATGTGAAGGTAAACCAAAAGTTTTGCGAAGTGGTGCTGGAGCAGGCCGGTCCGGAAGACACCATCTGGGTGCACGACTACCAGTTGCTGCTGCTGCCAAGTATGCTCCGCGAGCGCCTGCCGGACAGCACGATCGGCTTCTTTCAGCACATCCCGTTCCCGAGCTATGAGGTGTTCCGCCTGCTGCCCTGGCGCAAAGAGCTACTGGAGGGCATGCTGGGCTCTGACCTGGTTGGCTTCCATACGTACGATGACATGCGCCACTTCCTGAGTTCTGTGAACCGGATTGTGGGCTACGGCAGTATGCACGGCTGGATTAACACGCCGAACCGCTCGCTGCTGGTTGACTCGTTCCCGATGGGTATCGACTATGAGAAGTATGCCGGCACGGCTGACACCGAGGAGGTGAAGAAGCGGGAGAGTCTTTACCGAAGCAACCTCAATGCCGAAAAGATCATCCTTTCCATCGACCGCCTGGACTACTCCAAAGGTATTGCCCAGCGCCTGGAGGCATTCGATAAGTTCCTGGCCAAGTATCCGGAATTCCATAAAAAGGTAACGCTGCTGATGCTGGTAGTGCCGAGCCGGGATGCCGTGGAGAAGTACAAAGAACTGAAGGAAGAGGTAGATGAACTGGTAGGCCGCATTAACGGACAGTACAGCAGCATCAATTGGAATCCGATACAGTATTTCTACCGCTCCTATCCGCTGGAGACGCTGTCGGCGTTTTACCGCATGGCCGATGTGGGGCTGGTAACGCCAATGCGCGACGGCATGAACCTGGTGTGCAAGGAGTACGTGGCCAGCAAGCTCGACCAGAAAGGCGTGCTCATACTTAGTGAAATGGCCGGTGCGTCGAAAGAACTCTCCGATGCCATTCTCATCAACCCGAACGACATTAATCAGATGGTGGAGGCGCTGCACCAGGCGCTCACGATGCCGGAAGAGGAGCAGGTATCGCACATGCGCAACATGCAGGAGTCGCTCAAGCGCTACAACATACACCACTGGGTAAGTATGTTCATGGATCGGCTGTCTTACGTGAAGATCAAGCAGCTGTCGCTGGCCACTTCATACCTCGACGAGTCAACCTTCCTGGAGATGAGCGATGCTTACGACTCCTCCCGTTCGCGCCTGTTCTTCCTAGAGTACGACGGTGCCCTGGTGGATTACCGCAACCGTCCGCTGATGGCACGACCGGATGACGAGCTGATGGAGTTGCTGGAGAGTTTGAGCAGCAATCCTAAAAACCGTGTGGTGGTGATGAGCAGCCGCGAAAAAGCGACGATGCAGGACTGGCTCGGACACCTGAACATCGATATTATTGCCGAACATGGCGTCTGGATTAAGCAGCGCGGCACCGGCTGGCAAACCATGCTTAGCCTGATGGACGACTGGAAAAAAGATATTCGCCTGATCCTGGATTTGTACGTGGACCGCACGCCAGCCTCCTTCATCGAAGAGAAAGAGTACTCGCTGGTATGGCACTACCGTCGCGTAGAGACTGGTCTTGGCGAGTTGCGTGCCCGCGAGTTGGTGAGCCACCTAAACTTCCTGGCGTCCAACAGCAACCTGCAGGTGCTCGACGGGCAGATGGCTGTGGAGATAAAGGCGCAGGAAATAAACAAAGGAAAGGCATCGAGTTACTGGCTCAGCAAGTTCCCGCACAAGTTTGTGCTGGCCGTTGGCGATGACTGGGGCGATGAAGATATCTTTAAAGCCATGCCCCGTGAGTCCTATACCGTTAAAGTGGGCAACTCGTCGTCGGTGGCAAAGTACCACGTAGACACGTGCAAAGAAGCCCGCGAAATGCTGTCGCGTTTGGTGCAGGTTCGCAACCAGGAGCAATCCTCCGGCGGAGCCCTGATGACCGGCTGA
- the xseB gene encoding exodeoxyribonuclease VII small subunit: MNKDLNQMTYREATQELEEILRAIENDAVDVDELTQKVQRSSQLIKLCKEKLRKAEKAIDQVFNEENCEVPPQPKQKDNKPATNSLF, translated from the coding sequence ATGAATAAGGACTTAAACCAAATGACTTACCGCGAAGCAACGCAGGAACTGGAGGAGATACTACGTGCCATCGAAAACGATGCCGTAGACGTGGACGAGCTGACGCAAAAAGTACAGCGTTCGTCGCAATTGATTAAGCTGTGCAAGGAAAAGCTGCGCAAAGCCGAGAAAGCCATCGACCAGGTATTTAACGAAGAAAACTGCGAGGTGCCGCCACAGCCAAAGCAAAAAGACAACAAGCCCGCTACCAATTCTTTGTTTTAG
- the xseA gene encoding exodeoxyribonuclease VII large subunit: MSHIFISHSITYQEQPAPLSLFALHQQIREELELAFPDSYWVVAEVAQVNVDRRKGHCYLTLVDKGDDARQMLAQARATIWGSRFQMLGRHFEEKTGQPLKAGLKVLLQATVRFHELYGLSLDVTNIDPNYTIGDLARQRQETLKRLEAEGLMEANKELELPLVPQRLAVISSATAAGYQDFVHQLHHNSYGYTFSTTLFPATVQGNEAPASVAAAFAKISKYKHLFDVVVLIRGGGSQTDLSCFDDYLIASAIGKAPLPVLTGIGHERDESIADLVANTRLKTPTAVAGFLIDRNRAAEEYSESLFDSIRMFSAQHMKLADDQLERISLRFNNTTRQVLQTSKDKLEALSRGLLLKPKSYIEAQKHHVSNLEKDVNAGTKDLLHEQERRLQELSVCVEGKSQRYLHLKEHELNHLVHCLETEANDRLKQAQIAFTKYGDRLPYGVKNKMQAENHRLKLLEMGIEANNPEKLLLRGYTLTLVNGQIIKSVKQVKDGDVVQTKMQDGSIHSIVVTTDTNE; encoded by the coding sequence ATGTCCCATATCTTTATCAGTCATTCCATTACCTACCAGGAGCAGCCTGCGCCGCTCTCCCTGTTTGCCCTGCACCAGCAGATACGGGAAGAGCTGGAATTGGCTTTTCCCGATAGTTATTGGGTGGTGGCTGAGGTGGCTCAGGTAAACGTAGATAGGCGCAAAGGGCACTGCTACCTGACGCTGGTGGACAAAGGCGACGACGCCCGCCAGATGCTGGCGCAGGCTAGAGCCACTATCTGGGGCTCGCGTTTCCAGATGCTGGGCCGCCACTTTGAAGAGAAAACCGGGCAGCCGCTAAAAGCAGGGCTGAAGGTGCTGCTGCAGGCAACGGTGCGCTTTCACGAGCTTTATGGCCTAAGCCTCGATGTCACGAACATCGATCCCAATTATACCATCGGCGACCTTGCCCGCCAGCGCCAGGAAACGCTGAAGCGCCTGGAGGCGGAAGGACTGATGGAGGCCAACAAGGAATTGGAGCTGCCCCTGGTGCCACAACGATTGGCCGTGATTTCTTCGGCCACCGCTGCCGGTTATCAGGACTTTGTGCACCAGCTGCACCACAACAGTTACGGCTATACTTTCAGCACCACACTTTTTCCGGCTACGGTGCAGGGAAACGAGGCCCCTGCCTCGGTCGCCGCTGCCTTTGCCAAAATCAGCAAGTATAAACACCTGTTCGATGTGGTGGTGCTGATACGCGGCGGTGGTTCTCAAACCGACCTTAGTTGCTTTGATGATTACCTCATCGCTTCCGCAATCGGTAAAGCGCCGCTGCCGGTGCTAACGGGCATTGGCCACGAGCGCGATGAAAGCATAGCCGACCTGGTGGCAAACACCCGGCTTAAAACACCCACGGCCGTGGCCGGTTTTCTGATTGACAGAAACCGCGCGGCAGAAGAATACAGCGAGAGTCTGTTCGACAGCATCCGCATGTTTTCGGCCCAGCACATGAAACTGGCCGATGACCAACTGGAGCGAATCAGCCTGCGCTTTAACAATACGACCCGCCAGGTACTGCAAACGAGCAAAGACAAACTGGAAGCGCTGTCGCGGGGACTGCTGCTGAAGCCAAAATCATACATTGAGGCACAGAAGCACCACGTCAGCAATTTGGAGAAAGACGTGAACGCCGGCACCAAAGACCTGTTGCACGAACAGGAACGCCGCCTTCAGGAACTGTCGGTGTGCGTGGAGGGAAAGAGCCAGCGCTACCTGCACCTAAAGGAGCACGAACTCAATCACCTGGTGCATTGCCTCGAAACCGAGGCAAACGACAGGCTAAAGCAGGCGCAAATCGCGTTTACCAAGTATGGCGACAGGCTTCCGTACGGCGTAAAGAACAAAATGCAGGCCGAGAATCACCGCCTGAAGCTGCTGGAGATGGGTATAGAAGCCAACAACCCGGAAAAGCTGCTGCTGCGGGGCTATACGCTCACGCTGGTAAACGGCCAGATCATCAAAAGTGTAAAGCAAGTAAAAGACGGGGACGTGGTGCAGACTAAAATGCAGGACGGCTCCATCCATAGTATTGTCGTAACTACTGACACGAATGAATAA
- a CDS encoding O-acetylhomoserine aminocarboxypropyltransferase/cysteine synthase family protein, with amino-acid sequence MSEKLHFETLQLHAGQEIDPTTQSRAVPIYQTTSYAFKNAEHGANLFALKEFGNIYTRIMNPTSEVFEKRIAALEGGVAAVAVASGMAAQFIALNNILESGDNFVSTKYLYGGTYNQFKVSFKRLGIEVRFAENDEVESYEQLIDEKTKAIYVETIGNPRFNIPDFEAIAALARKHDLPLIVDNTFGAGGYLFRPLEHGANVVVESATKWIGGHGTSIGGVIVDGGNFNWGNGKFPQFSEPSEGYHGLNFWEVFGTDGPFGNIAFAIRARVEGLRDYGPAISPFNSFLLLQGLETLSLRVDRTVQNALALAEWLEGHELVESVNYPGLESSPYHHLAKKYLKRGFGGVLSFKLKGDREQAEAFVNSLQLVSHLANVGDSKTLIIHPASTTHQQLSEEDQLGAGVEPTLLRISAGIEHIEDIKADIAQAFAKVQAGEPAAV; translated from the coding sequence ATGTCTGAAAAATTGCATTTCGAAACACTGCAGCTGCACGCCGGCCAGGAAATAGATCCCACCACACAGTCGCGTGCCGTTCCTATTTACCAGACCACGTCTTACGCTTTTAAGAATGCTGAGCACGGTGCCAATTTGTTTGCCCTAAAGGAATTCGGCAACATCTATACCCGCATCATGAACCCGACAAGCGAAGTGTTTGAGAAGCGCATCGCGGCACTGGAAGGCGGTGTGGCGGCCGTGGCGGTGGCTTCCGGCATGGCCGCACAGTTCATTGCCCTGAACAACATACTAGAGTCAGGCGACAACTTCGTGTCCACCAAATATCTGTATGGCGGCACCTACAACCAGTTTAAAGTATCGTTCAAGCGCCTTGGCATTGAGGTAAGGTTTGCGGAAAACGATGAGGTGGAAAGCTATGAGCAGCTGATTGATGAGAAAACGAAGGCCATTTATGTGGAAACGATCGGCAACCCACGCTTTAACATTCCGGATTTTGAGGCTATTGCGGCGCTGGCGCGCAAGCATGATTTGCCGCTGATAGTAGATAATACCTTTGGCGCCGGGGGCTACCTGTTCCGTCCGTTGGAGCATGGCGCTAACGTGGTGGTGGAGTCTGCCACTAAATGGATCGGCGGCCACGGCACAAGTATAGGCGGTGTGATTGTGGATGGCGGAAACTTTAACTGGGGCAACGGCAAATTCCCGCAGTTCTCAGAGCCAAGCGAAGGCTACCACGGCTTAAACTTTTGGGAAGTTTTTGGGACGGATGGTCCCTTCGGTAACATTGCCTTTGCTATTCGGGCTCGGGTGGAGGGGCTGCGCGACTATGGTCCGGCAATCAGTCCGTTCAATTCTTTCCTGCTGCTGCAGGGCCTCGAAACGCTGTCGCTGAGAGTGGATAGAACGGTGCAGAATGCGCTGGCGCTGGCCGAGTGGCTGGAGGGGCACGAGCTGGTGGAAAGTGTAAACTATCCGGGTCTGGAGAGCAGCCCGTACCATCATCTGGCTAAAAAATACCTGAAACGCGGCTTCGGAGGCGTACTATCCTTTAAACTAAAAGGAGACAGGGAGCAGGCGGAGGCCTTTGTGAACAGCCTGCAGCTGGTAAGTCACCTGGCTAACGTAGGCGATTCCAAAACACTTATCATCCACCCGGCCTCCACCACGCACCAGCAGCTTTCAGAGGAGGACCAGTTAGGAGCGGGCGTAGAGCCAACGCTGCTACGCATTTCCGCCGGCATCGAACACATCGAAGACATTAAAGCAGACATCGCGCAGGCCTTTGCCAAAGTACAGGCAGGGGAGCCAGCCGCAGTATAA
- the metX gene encoding homoserine O-acetyltransferase MetX: protein MPTQHIFHHQQAFQLESGSILPGLQLAYTTYGTLNPQRDNVVWVCHALTGNADCTDWWCGLFGEGKLYDPREWFVVCANTLGGCYGSTGPLSINPITLQPYFHTFPQLTNRDIVRAFDLLRQDLELGRIHTLLGGSLGGQQALEWALLQPKVVERLVQVASNARHSPWGIAFNETQRMAIRQDPSWQTDTPDAGKEGLKTARAVAMLSYRHYNTYHASQGEPGQSITDNFRASSYQVYQGEKLAQRFNAYTYWLLSKAMDSHNVGRDRGGVEKALAQLKARTLVVGVDSDLLFPVEEQHQVQAHVPNSSFHLIHSNYGHDGFLVEFEQLTAAISTFYLQEKLKAQPDYEEQER, encoded by the coding sequence ATGCCAACACAGCACATTTTTCACCACCAGCAAGCGTTTCAGCTGGAGTCCGGGAGTATTCTTCCGGGCCTCCAGCTGGCGTATACGACCTATGGCACCCTGAACCCGCAGCGCGACAATGTGGTGTGGGTATGCCATGCCCTTACCGGCAACGCCGATTGCACCGACTGGTGGTGCGGTCTCTTCGGAGAGGGAAAACTGTACGACCCGCGGGAGTGGTTTGTGGTATGTGCCAATACGTTGGGCGGCTGCTACGGCTCCACCGGCCCACTTTCCATCAACCCGATCACGCTGCAACCCTACTTCCACACGTTCCCTCAGCTCACCAACCGCGACATTGTGCGGGCATTCGATCTGCTGCGGCAGGACCTGGAACTAGGGCGCATCCATACACTGCTGGGCGGCTCACTGGGAGGACAACAGGCACTGGAGTGGGCGCTGCTGCAACCAAAGGTGGTGGAGCGGCTGGTGCAGGTGGCCAGCAATGCGCGCCACTCGCCGTGGGGCATTGCCTTCAACGAAACACAGCGCATGGCCATCCGGCAAGACCCAAGTTGGCAAACCGATACCCCGGATGCCGGAAAGGAAGGGCTGAAAACGGCACGTGCCGTGGCCATGCTTTCTTACCGGCACTACAACACCTACCATGCCTCGCAGGGGGAGCCGGGGCAAAGTATAACCGATAACTTCCGCGCCTCCAGTTACCAGGTGTACCAGGGGGAGAAGCTGGCGCAGCGATTCAATGCTTATACGTATTGGCTGCTTTCTAAAGCAATGGACTCGCACAACGTGGGCCGCGACAGGGGAGGTGTGGAGAAGGCGCTGGCGCAACTGAAAGCGCGAACGCTCGTGGTGGGGGTAGATTCCGATCTACTTTTCCCGGTGGAGGAGCAGCATCAGGTACAGGCACATGTGCCCAACTCCTCTTTTCACCTCATTCATTCCAACTATGGGCATGATGGCTTTTTGGTGGAGTTTGAGCAGCTAACGGCGGCAATCAGTACGTTTTACTTACAGGAAAAATTAAAAGCACAACCAGACTATGAAGAACAGGAGCGCTAA
- a CDS encoding homoserine dehydrogenase produces MKNRSAKRIGIFGFGCVGQGLHDVLQDNPQLQVVRICVRDREKLRTLPSHTFTYSPQELLQDESIDLFAELISDPGEALLIVRQVLQAGKTIVSANKKMVSENLPELVELQQAYGGTLLYEAAVCGSIPILRTLEAYYGNEQLQEVSGILNGSSNYILTKLNSEGLAYEEALRQAQALGFAEADPTLDVGGFDALHKISLIAAHAFGVVPHAADVLCQGIQHISKRDVTLAQALGARIRLVASAKLNAHNRLAVQVLPTLVFPDSELYYVEAEFNGVQLKAKYAGDQFLKGRGAGSHPTGSAVWADVSAALAGYKYSYGKLQQAEVQLEEDTELRLYLRTPNPELLPQLDWLELTSFGVDATVAQLIGTVRRRSIIAHAATLAAANVFIAQVPDSVQVDDVLRASLLDAVEVA; encoded by the coding sequence ATGAAGAACAGGAGCGCTAAACGCATTGGGATATTTGGCTTTGGCTGCGTGGGCCAGGGCCTGCACGATGTGCTGCAGGACAACCCGCAGCTACAGGTGGTGCGCATTTGCGTACGCGACCGTGAGAAGCTACGCACGCTGCCGAGCCACACCTTCACCTACAGTCCGCAGGAGTTGCTGCAGGACGAGAGCATTGATCTGTTCGCCGAGCTCATCAGTGATCCGGGAGAGGCGCTGCTCATCGTGCGGCAGGTGCTGCAGGCAGGCAAAACCATTGTGTCGGCCAACAAAAAGATGGTGTCGGAGAACCTGCCGGAACTGGTGGAACTGCAGCAGGCGTATGGCGGAACCTTGCTGTATGAAGCGGCTGTGTGCGGTAGCATTCCGATTTTGCGCACGCTGGAGGCTTACTACGGCAACGAGCAACTGCAGGAGGTAAGCGGTATACTTAACGGATCCTCCAACTACATCCTAACAAAGCTAAATTCCGAAGGACTGGCTTACGAAGAGGCGTTGCGGCAGGCGCAGGCGCTGGGCTTCGCAGAGGCCGACCCTACGCTGGATGTGGGAGGTTTTGACGCGCTGCACAAAATAAGTTTAATTGCCGCACATGCCTTTGGTGTGGTACCCCATGCAGCTGATGTGCTGTGCCAGGGCATACAGCACATCTCTAAGCGTGATGTGACACTCGCACAGGCGCTTGGGGCACGTATACGCCTGGTGGCTTCGGCTAAACTAAATGCACACAACAGACTGGCGGTGCAGGTGCTGCCAACGCTGGTGTTTCCTGACTCGGAGTTGTATTATGTGGAGGCGGAGTTCAATGGCGTGCAACTGAAAGCCAAGTATGCAGGCGATCAGTTTCTGAAAGGCCGTGGTGCCGGGAGCCACCCGACTGGGTCAGCTGTTTGGGCCGATGTGTCGGCAGCCTTGGCAGGATACAAGTATAGCTATGGTAAGCTGCAGCAGGCAGAAGTGCAACTAGAGGAAGACACGGAGCTCAGGTTGTACCTGCGCACGCCTAACCCGGAGCTGTTACCGCAGCTGGATTGGCTGGAACTTACTTCGTTCGGCGTAGATGCAACTGTAGCCCAACTGATCGGGACGGTGCGGCGGCGAAGTATAATCGCTCATGCAGCTACTCTTGCCGCTGCCAATGTATTTATTGCACAAGTTCCGGATAGTGTTCAGGTTGATGATGTGTTACGCGCATCGCTGTTAGACGCAGTGGAGGTAGCTTGA